A single genomic interval of Streptomyces showdoensis harbors:
- a CDS encoding alpha/beta hydrolase: MPVLPGAEPYRHEGGEVGVLLCHGFTGSPQSMRPWAEYLAGRGLTVSLPLLPGHGTRWQDMQLTTWEDWYAEVDQALRELSARCERVFVMGLSMGGALTLRLAARHGEAVSGIVLVNPGNKVHGLAAKALPVVRHLVPSTKGIASDIAKPGAAEVGYDRVPLHAAHSLRRFFQVVDAELPQVTQPMVLLHSPQDHVVPPADSARVLSRVSSTDVKEVLLEQSYHVATLDHDAERIFEESWAFVTRLAPELVGEKGSASGG, from the coding sequence GTGCCGGTCCTTCCTGGAGCCGAGCCGTACCGCCACGAGGGCGGAGAGGTCGGCGTCCTCCTCTGTCACGGATTCACCGGGTCCCCGCAGTCGATGCGCCCCTGGGCCGAGTACCTGGCCGGGCGCGGACTGACGGTGTCGCTGCCGCTGCTGCCCGGGCACGGCACGCGCTGGCAGGACATGCAGCTCACCACCTGGGAGGACTGGTACGCGGAGGTCGACCAGGCCCTGCGCGAGCTGTCCGCCCGCTGCGAGCGGGTCTTCGTCATGGGCCTGTCGATGGGCGGGGCGCTGACCCTGCGGCTCGCGGCGCGGCACGGCGAGGCGGTCAGCGGCATCGTCCTGGTCAACCCGGGCAACAAGGTGCACGGCCTGGCCGCGAAGGCGCTGCCGGTGGTCCGGCACCTGGTGCCGTCCACCAAGGGCATCGCCAGCGACATCGCGAAGCCGGGCGCGGCCGAGGTCGGCTACGACCGGGTGCCGCTGCACGCGGCCCACTCGCTGCGGCGCTTCTTCCAGGTCGTGGACGCGGAGCTGCCGCAGGTGACGCAGCCGATGGTGCTGCTGCACAGCCCCCAGGACCACGTGGTGCCGCCGGCCGACTCGGCACGGGTGCTGAGCCGGGTCTCGTCGACGGACGTGAAGGAGGTCCTGCTGGAACAGAGCTACCACGTGGCGACGTTGGACCACGACGCGGAGCGGATCTTCGAGGAGAGCTGGGCGTTCGTGACCCGGCTCGCTCCGGAACTCGTCGGCGAGAAGGGAAGCGCGAGCGGTGGCTGA
- a CDS encoding lysophospholipid acyltransferase family protein — translation MIYGAMKFSLGGSLKLAFRPWVEGLENIPAEGPAILASNHLSFSDSFFLPAVLDRKVTFIAKAEYFTTPGVKGKLTAAFFKGVGQLPVDRSGARGAGEAAIKAGIEVIKGGGLFGIYPEGTRSPDGRLYRGKPGGLARVALATGAPVIPVAMIDTEKIQPPGKVVPKLMRPGIRIGKPLDFTRYQGMEGDRFILRSVTDEVMYEIMKLSGQEYVDIYATAAKRQIADAEKAAKEAVKAEIAAREESGA, via the coding sequence TTGATCTACGGCGCAATGAAGTTCTCCCTCGGCGGGTCCCTGAAGCTCGCCTTCAGGCCCTGGGTGGAGGGCCTGGAGAACATCCCCGCCGAGGGGCCGGCGATCCTCGCGAGCAACCACCTGTCCTTCTCCGACTCCTTCTTCCTTCCGGCCGTCCTCGACCGCAAGGTGACCTTCATCGCGAAGGCCGAGTACTTCACCACCCCCGGCGTCAAGGGCAAGCTGACGGCCGCCTTCTTCAAGGGCGTCGGCCAGCTCCCGGTGGACCGCTCCGGCGCCCGCGGCGCGGGCGAGGCGGCGATCAAGGCCGGCATCGAGGTCATCAAGGGCGGCGGCCTGTTCGGCATCTACCCCGAGGGCACCCGCTCGCCCGACGGACGGCTCTACCGCGGCAAGCCCGGCGGCCTGGCCCGCGTGGCGCTCGCCACCGGCGCCCCGGTGATCCCGGTCGCGATGATCGACACCGAGAAGATCCAGCCGCCCGGCAAGGTCGTCCCCAAGCTGATGCGCCCGGGCATCCGGATCGGCAAGCCGCTCGACTTCACCCGCTACCAGGGCATGGAGGGCGACCGCTTCATCCTGCGCTCGGTCACGGACGAGGTCATGTACGAGATCATGAAGCTGTCCGGCCAGGAGTACGTGGACATCTACGCGACCGCCGCCAAGCGGCAGATCGCCGATGCCGAGAAGGCCGCCAAGGAGGCCGTCAAGGCCGAGATCGCGGCACGGGAAGAGTCCGGCGCCTGA
- the macS gene encoding MacS family sensor histidine kinase has product MARRERVVRMSVEQPLWRALTAYRVLTMIYAVLLFVFGRDRYESPGVAIGFLAVMCLWTLVTLPKVANAASCTKRFLVADLAVALVGILLTPLADEQARTMDGPTLPSIWTAGAVLAYAIKGGWRWAGFASSLVAVANIIERGDPSRDTLHNVLLVWVASIAIGYVVEVARASERTLARALEIEAATRERERLARDIHDSVLQVLAMVQRRGTALGGEAAELGRMAGEQEVALRTLVAGGLTRTSYVSEDESEGAVVRVVEEPDDEAGPGAELDLRTLLLPRAGSRVTLSDPGTPVLLPPPAARELAAAVGAALDNVRVHAGEEANAWILVEDWGDEVIVTVRDDGPGIPEGRLAQAWGEGRLGVALSIRGRLRDLGGSAELISVPGQGTEVELKVPRAPRERRGKAGEK; this is encoded by the coding sequence ATGGCCAGGCGCGAACGGGTCGTGCGCATGTCGGTCGAGCAGCCGCTGTGGCGCGCGCTCACCGCGTACCGCGTCCTCACGATGATCTACGCGGTACTGCTCTTCGTCTTCGGACGGGACCGCTACGAGAGCCCCGGGGTGGCGATCGGCTTCCTCGCGGTCATGTGCCTGTGGACCCTCGTCACCCTCCCCAAGGTGGCGAACGCGGCCAGCTGCACCAAGCGCTTCCTCGTCGCCGACCTCGCCGTCGCCCTCGTCGGCATCCTGCTCACGCCGCTCGCGGACGAGCAGGCCCGCACGATGGACGGCCCCACCCTGCCGTCCATATGGACCGCGGGCGCCGTCCTCGCGTACGCGATCAAGGGCGGCTGGCGCTGGGCGGGCTTCGCGTCCTCCCTGGTCGCCGTCGCCAACATCATCGAGCGGGGCGACCCCAGCCGGGACACCCTGCACAACGTGCTGCTGGTCTGGGTCGCCTCCATCGCCATCGGCTACGTGGTCGAGGTCGCCCGCGCCTCCGAGCGCACCCTCGCCCGCGCCCTGGAGATCGAGGCCGCCACCCGCGAGCGGGAGCGGCTGGCCCGGGACATCCACGACAGCGTGCTCCAGGTCCTCGCCATGGTGCAGCGGCGCGGCACCGCGCTCGGCGGCGAGGCGGCCGAGCTGGGCCGGATGGCCGGCGAGCAGGAGGTCGCCCTGCGCACCCTGGTCGCGGGCGGGCTCACCCGTACCTCGTACGTCTCCGAGGACGAGTCGGAGGGCGCGGTCGTCCGGGTCGTGGAGGAGCCGGACGACGAGGCGGGCCCCGGGGCCGAGCTGGACCTGCGCACCCTGCTGCTGCCGCGCGCCGGCTCCCGGGTGACGCTGTCCGACCCGGGCACCCCGGTCCTCCTGCCGCCCCCGGCCGCCCGCGAACTGGCCGCCGCCGTGGGCGCCGCGCTGGACAACGTGCGGGTGCACGCGGGGGAGGAGGCGAACGCCTGGATCCTCGTGGAGGACTGGGGCGACGAGGTGATCGTCACGGTCCGGGACGACGGTCCCGGCATCCCCGAGGGCCGGCTCGCCCAGGCCTGGGGAGAGGGCCGGCTGGGCGTCGCCCTGTCGATCCGGGGCAGACTGCGGGACCTCGGCGGCAGCGCCGAGCTGATCTCGGTCCCCGGTCAGGGCACCGAAGTGGAACTGAAGGTCCCGCGGGCACCGCGGGAGCGGCGGGGGAAGGCAGGAGAGAAGTGA
- a CDS encoding response regulator — protein sequence MSEQQIKVMVVDDHPMWRDAVARDLAEAGLDVVATAGDGEQAVRRAAAVDPDVLVLDLNLPLKPGVQVCKELVGANPRLRVLVLSASGEHADVLEAVKSGATGYLLKSASTEELIDAVRRTSVGDPVFTPGLAGLVLGEYRRLASEPLPAAGADEPKAPQLTERETEVLRLVAKGLSYKQIAERLVISHRTVQNHVQNTLGKLQLHNRVELVRYAIERGLDDA from the coding sequence GTGAGCGAGCAGCAGATCAAGGTGATGGTCGTCGACGACCACCCGATGTGGCGGGACGCGGTCGCCCGCGACCTCGCGGAGGCGGGCCTCGACGTGGTGGCCACCGCCGGCGACGGCGAGCAGGCGGTGCGGCGGGCGGCCGCGGTCGACCCGGACGTCCTGGTCCTCGACCTGAACCTGCCGCTCAAGCCGGGCGTCCAGGTCTGCAAGGAGCTCGTCGGAGCCAACCCGCGGCTGCGGGTCCTGGTGCTCTCCGCGAGCGGCGAGCACGCCGACGTCCTGGAGGCGGTGAAGTCCGGCGCCACCGGCTACCTGCTGAAGTCGGCCAGCACCGAGGAGCTGATCGACGCGGTGCGCCGCACCTCCGTCGGCGACCCGGTCTTCACCCCGGGCCTGGCCGGCCTGGTCCTCGGCGAGTACCGGCGGCTCGCCTCCGAGCCGCTCCCGGCGGCCGGCGCCGACGAGCCGAAGGCGCCGCAGCTGACCGAGCGGGAGACCGAGGTGCTGCGCCTGGTCGCCAAGGGGCTGAGCTACAAGCAGATCGCCGAGCGGCTGGTCATCTCGCACCGCACGGTGCAGAACCACGTCCAGAACACCCTGGGCAAGCTCCAGCTGCACAACCGCGTCGAGCTCGTCCGGTACGCGATCGAGCGCGGCCTCGACGACGCCTGA
- a CDS encoding ATP-dependent 6-phosphofructokinase produces the protein MHVGVLTGGGDCPGLNAVIRAVVRKGVQEHGWSFTGFRDGWRGVVEGDTVPLDVRAVRGILPRGGTVLGSSRTDPFVLPDGVRRIGEQLAKLRTDALIAIGGRGTLGIAARLHAEHGVPCVGVPKTIDNDLSATDWTFGFDTAVGIATEAIDRLHTTADSHRRVLVVEVMGRHTGWIALHAGLAGGANVILVPEQRFDLDQVCAWVASRFEATYAPILVVAEGARPRDGAPVQGSVGVWLADAIERRTGKEARTTVLGHVQRGGSPSAFDRWLATRFGLHAVDAVRDGAHGTMVALRGTRVVRVPLSAATDRLKAVDPALYAEAGVFFG, from the coding sequence ATGCACGTCGGTGTGCTGACCGGCGGCGGCGACTGCCCCGGGCTCAACGCGGTGATCCGAGCGGTCGTCCGCAAGGGCGTCCAGGAGCACGGCTGGAGCTTCACCGGTTTCCGCGACGGCTGGCGCGGGGTCGTCGAGGGAGACACGGTCCCGCTGGACGTCCGGGCCGTCCGCGGCATCCTGCCGCGCGGCGGCACCGTGCTCGGCTCCTCCCGGACCGACCCCTTCGTCCTCCCGGACGGGGTGCGGCGGATCGGGGAGCAGCTGGCCAAGCTCCGGACCGACGCGCTGATCGCCATCGGCGGGCGCGGCACCCTGGGCATCGCCGCCCGGCTGCACGCCGAGCACGGGGTGCCGTGCGTCGGTGTGCCCAAGACCATCGACAACGACCTGTCGGCCACCGACTGGACCTTCGGCTTCGACACCGCCGTCGGCATCGCCACCGAGGCCATCGACCGGCTCCACACCACCGCCGACTCCCACCGGCGGGTCCTCGTGGTGGAGGTGATGGGCCGGCACACCGGCTGGATCGCTCTGCACGCCGGTCTGGCCGGCGGGGCCAACGTCATCCTCGTCCCCGAGCAGCGCTTCGACCTCGACCAGGTCTGCGCCTGGGTCGCCTCCCGCTTCGAGGCGACGTACGCCCCGATCCTCGTCGTCGCCGAGGGTGCGCGGCCGCGTGACGGCGCCCCGGTGCAGGGTTCGGTGGGGGTGTGGCTGGCGGACGCGATCGAGCGGCGCACCGGCAAGGAGGCCCGCACCACCGTCCTCGGGCACGTCCAGCGCGGCGGCAGCCCGAGCGCCTTCGACCGCTGGCTGGCCACCCGGTTCGGGCTGCACGCCGTGGACGCCGTACGGGACGGGGCGCACGGCACGATGGTCGCGCTGCGCGGCACCCGGGTGGTCCGGGTGCCGCTGTCCGCCGCCACCGACCGGCTCAAGGCCGTCGACCCGGCGCTGTACGCGGAGGCGGGGGTGTTCTTCGGCTGA
- a CDS encoding 2-hydroxyacid dehydrogenase has translation MEILAFGVQADEKPLIEKAFAGHHEVRCVDVFLTEDTAPIAAGYEIVSTSVNAKLDHRVLQTLAAGGTQMIAQRSTGFNNIDLDVAERLGLTVARVSYYSPYSVAEFAWTLAMAVNRRIVRASNRTRDFDFRLDGLMGRDMRGRTVGVLGTGKIGEAFTRIAHGFGMNLLGWDVAENPACVELGMTYVEKERLLAESDLISLHVPLLPATHHIIDAAALRAMKEDAILVNSSRGGLVDTDALVRELRAGRFTGVGLDVYEAEAGLFFLDKSLEVVEDDTLARLVTFPNVVVTSHQAYYTVDAVGQIIDTTVQNVLNYVAKRRDENVLVPKLP, from the coding sequence GTGGAGATCCTGGCATTCGGTGTGCAGGCGGACGAGAAGCCGCTGATCGAGAAGGCCTTCGCGGGGCACCACGAGGTGCGCTGCGTGGACGTCTTCCTCACCGAGGACACCGCCCCCATCGCCGCCGGCTACGAGATCGTCTCGACCAGCGTCAACGCCAAGCTCGACCACCGGGTGCTGCAGACCCTCGCGGCCGGCGGGACCCAGATGATCGCCCAGCGCTCCACGGGCTTCAACAACATCGACCTCGACGTGGCCGAGCGGCTCGGCCTCACGGTCGCCCGCGTCTCGTACTACTCGCCCTACTCCGTCGCCGAGTTCGCCTGGACCCTGGCGATGGCCGTCAACCGGCGGATCGTCCGCGCCTCCAACCGGACCCGGGACTTCGACTTCCGGCTCGACGGGCTCATGGGCCGCGACATGCGCGGGCGCACCGTCGGCGTCCTCGGCACCGGCAAGATCGGCGAGGCCTTCACCCGGATCGCCCACGGCTTCGGCATGAACCTGCTCGGCTGGGACGTCGCCGAGAACCCCGCCTGCGTCGAACTCGGCATGACCTACGTGGAGAAGGAACGGCTGCTCGCCGAGTCCGACCTCATCAGCCTCCACGTGCCGCTGCTCCCGGCCACCCACCACATCATCGACGCCGCCGCCCTGCGCGCGATGAAGGAGGACGCCATCCTGGTGAACTCCAGCCGCGGAGGCCTCGTCGACACCGACGCCCTGGTCCGCGAACTGCGCGCGGGCCGCTTCACCGGGGTCGGCCTCGACGTGTACGAGGCGGAGGCCGGGCTCTTCTTCCTCGACAAGTCCCTGGAGGTCGTCGAGGACGACACCCTGGCCCGCCTGGTGACCTTCCCCAACGTGGTGGTCACCTCCCACCAGGCGTACTACACGGTCGACGCGGTCGGCCAGATCATCGACACCACGGTCCAGAACGTCCTCAACTACGTCGCCAAGCGGCGCGACGAGAACGTCCTGGTACCGAAGCTGCCGTAG
- a CDS encoding anthranilate synthase family protein, translating into MDLSLLLPRLLDDSCPPFALLRRRTPGRDHDTVELLIGPVHEAGRLAELPVGTLPTLALVPFRQIRERGFEVRDDGTPLSVLVAEEAYELPLAELLDRLPAHDVRVEGGGFDVSDEEYGRIVRRVIDEEIGGGEGANFVIRRTYTGEIPGFGRADALALFRRLLAGERGAYWTFVVHTGDRTLVGASPEVHVRMSGGTVVMNPISGTFRYPAGAAPTAEQLLSFLSDRKETEELSMVVDEELKMMCTVGDRGGVVIGPRLKEMAHLAHTEYELRGRSSLDVREVLRETMFAATVTGSPVQNACRVIERHEVGGRGYYAGALALLGTDGTGAQTLDSPILIRTADISPEGRLRVPVGATLVRHSDPAGEVAETHAKAAGVLTALGVREGRPADGGAAAPRLAEDPRVRAALDARRADLAPFWLKMQARSAELSGHALVVDAEDTFTAMLAHLLRSSGLEVSVLRYDEPGLRELARAHEGPVVLGPGPGDPSDAADPKMRFLRGLTAELLRGHRHGLLGVCLGHELIAAELGLEIVRKRVPFQGAQVRIDLFGQERTVGFYNSFTARCDERAATELALHRIEVSRDAGTDEVHALRGPGFAGVQFHPESVLTLEGAAVTASLLAGVLV; encoded by the coding sequence ATGGACCTCTCCCTGCTCCTCCCCCGCCTGCTCGACGACTCCTGCCCTCCCTTCGCCCTGCTGCGCCGGCGCACCCCGGGCCGGGACCACGACACGGTCGAGCTCCTGATCGGCCCGGTGCACGAGGCCGGGCGGCTCGCCGAGCTGCCGGTGGGCACGCTCCCGACGCTGGCCCTGGTGCCGTTCCGGCAGATCCGCGAGCGCGGCTTCGAGGTGCGCGACGACGGCACCCCGCTCTCCGTCCTGGTCGCCGAGGAGGCGTACGAGCTGCCGCTCGCCGAGCTCCTCGACCGGCTCCCGGCCCATGACGTACGCGTCGAGGGCGGCGGGTTCGACGTCTCCGACGAGGAGTACGGGCGGATCGTGCGGCGGGTGATCGACGAGGAGATCGGCGGCGGCGAGGGCGCGAACTTCGTCATCCGGCGCACCTACACCGGCGAGATCCCGGGCTTCGGGCGGGCCGACGCGCTCGCCCTGTTCCGGCGGCTGCTCGCGGGCGAGCGGGGCGCGTACTGGACCTTCGTGGTGCACACCGGGGACCGCACGCTGGTCGGCGCCAGCCCCGAGGTGCACGTGCGGATGTCCGGCGGGACGGTCGTGATGAACCCGATCAGCGGCACCTTCCGCTACCCGGCGGGGGCCGCGCCCACCGCCGAGCAGCTGCTCTCCTTCCTGTCCGACCGGAAGGAGACGGAGGAGCTCTCGATGGTGGTCGACGAGGAGCTGAAGATGATGTGCACCGTCGGCGACCGGGGCGGGGTGGTGATCGGACCCCGGCTCAAGGAGATGGCGCATCTCGCCCATACGGAGTACGAGCTGCGCGGCCGGTCCTCGCTGGACGTGCGCGAGGTGCTGCGCGAGACGATGTTCGCGGCGACCGTCACCGGCTCCCCGGTGCAGAACGCCTGCCGGGTGATCGAGCGGCACGAGGTCGGCGGCCGGGGCTACTACGCGGGCGCCCTGGCCCTGCTCGGCACCGACGGGACCGGGGCGCAGACCCTCGACTCGCCGATCCTGATCCGGACCGCCGACATCTCGCCCGAGGGACGGCTGCGGGTCCCGGTCGGCGCCACGCTGGTGCGGCACTCCGATCCGGCCGGCGAGGTCGCCGAGACCCACGCCAAGGCGGCGGGCGTGCTGACCGCCCTGGGGGTGCGCGAGGGCCGCCCGGCCGACGGGGGCGCGGCGGCGCCGCGGCTGGCCGAGGACCCCCGGGTGCGGGCGGCGCTCGACGCCCGCCGGGCGGACCTGGCTCCGTTCTGGCTGAAGATGCAGGCCCGGTCGGCGGAGCTGTCCGGGCACGCGCTGGTCGTCGACGCCGAGGACACCTTCACGGCGATGCTGGCGCACCTGCTGCGCTCCTCGGGCCTGGAGGTGTCGGTGCTCCGCTACGACGAGCCGGGCCTGCGCGAGCTGGCACGGGCGCACGAGGGCCCGGTGGTGCTGGGCCCCGGTCCCGGCGACCCGTCGGACGCGGCCGACCCGAAGATGCGCTTCCTGCGCGGGCTCACCGCGGAGCTGCTCCGCGGCCACCGGCACGGCCTGCTCGGGGTCTGCCTGGGCCACGAGCTGATCGCGGCCGAACTGGGGCTGGAGATCGTCCGCAAGCGGGTCCCGTTCCAGGGCGCGCAGGTGCGGATCGACCTGTTCGGACAGGAGCGGACGGTCGGCTTCTACAACAGCTTCACGGCGCGGTGCGACGAGCGGGCGGCGACCGAGCTGGCGCTGCACCGGATCGAGGTGAGCCGGGACGCCGGGACGGACGAGGTGCACGCGCTGCGCGGGCCGGGCTTCGCCGGGGTGCAGTTCCACCCGGAGTCGGTGCTGACCCTGGAGGGGGCCGCGGTGACCGCCTCGCTCCTCGCGGGCGTGCTCGTCTAG
- a CDS encoding trp operon leader peptide — protein MFTQTTQNWWWTAHPAAH, from the coding sequence ATGTTCACGCAGACGACCCAGAACTGGTGGTGGACCGCTCATCCGGCGGCCCACTGA
- a CDS encoding class II 3-deoxy-7-phosphoheptulonate synthase, which yields MTVNADTHAVAKATWRDLPAAQQPEYPDAEALRDVVAELQSYPPLVFAGECDQLRARMGAVARGEAFLLQGGDCAEAFDAVSADHIRAKLKTLLQMSAVLTYAASVPVVKVGRIAGQYSKPRSKGTETRDGVTLPTYRGDSVNGFDFTEAARVPDPERLKRMYHASSSTLNLVRAFTTGGYADLRQVHAWNQDFVKSSPSGQRYEALAREIDNALNFMKACGTDPAEFKAVEFYSSHEALLLDYEGALTRTDSRTGKLYDTSGHMVWIGERTRQLDHAHVEFAAQIANPIGIKLGPTTTAEEALTYIDRLDPDREPGRLTFIVRMGADKVRDKLPELVEKVTASGATVAWVTDPMHGNTFEAASGHKTRRFDDVLDEVKGFFEVHKELGTHPGGIHVELTGDDVTECVGGGDEIFVDDLHQRYETACDPRLNRSQSLDLAFLVAEMYRDQ from the coding sequence GTGACCGTGAACGCTGATACCCACGCCGTCGCCAAGGCGACCTGGCGAGACCTGCCCGCGGCGCAGCAGCCCGAGTACCCCGATGCCGAGGCTCTGCGCGACGTCGTCGCGGAGCTCCAGAGCTATCCCCCGCTCGTCTTCGCGGGCGAGTGCGACCAGCTGCGTGCCCGGATGGGAGCCGTCGCCCGTGGCGAGGCGTTCCTCCTCCAGGGCGGTGACTGCGCCGAGGCCTTCGACGCCGTGTCCGCCGACCACATCCGGGCCAAGCTGAAGACGCTGCTCCAGATGAGCGCCGTCCTGACCTACGCGGCCTCGGTGCCCGTGGTCAAGGTCGGGCGCATCGCCGGGCAGTACTCCAAGCCCCGCTCCAAGGGCACCGAGACCCGCGACGGCGTCACCCTGCCGACCTACCGCGGCGACTCCGTCAACGGCTTCGACTTCACCGAGGCCGCCCGGGTCCCGGACCCCGAGCGCCTGAAGCGGATGTACCACGCGTCCTCCTCGACGCTGAACCTGGTCCGCGCCTTCACCACCGGTGGCTACGCCGACCTGCGCCAGGTGCACGCCTGGAACCAGGACTTCGTGAAGTCGTCCCCGTCGGGCCAGCGCTACGAGGCGCTCGCCCGCGAGATCGACAACGCCCTGAACTTCATGAAGGCCTGTGGCACCGACCCGGCCGAGTTCAAGGCGGTGGAGTTCTACTCCTCGCACGAGGCGCTGCTGCTCGACTACGAGGGCGCGCTGACCCGTACGGACTCGCGGACCGGCAAGCTCTACGACACCTCCGGCCACATGGTCTGGATCGGCGAGCGCACCCGTCAGCTGGACCACGCGCACGTCGAGTTCGCCGCGCAGATCGCGAACCCGATCGGCATCAAGCTGGGTCCGACGACCACCGCGGAGGAGGCGCTCACCTACATCGACCGCCTCGACCCCGACCGCGAGCCGGGCCGGCTGACGTTCATCGTCCGCATGGGCGCCGACAAGGTCCGCGACAAGCTCCCCGAGCTGGTCGAGAAGGTCACCGCCTCGGGCGCGACCGTGGCCTGGGTGACCGACCCGATGCACGGCAACACCTTCGAGGCGGCCTCGGGTCACAAGACCCGTCGCTTCGACGACGTGCTCGACGAGGTCAAGGGCTTCTTCGAGGTCCACAAGGAGCTGGGCACCCACCCCGGCGGCATCCACGTGGAGCTCACCGGTGACGACGTCACCGAGTGCGTGGGCGGCGGCGACGAGATCTTCGTCGACGACCTGCACCAGCGCTACGAGACGGCCTGCGACCCGCGCCTGAACCGCAGCCAGTCGCTCGACCTGGCCTTCCTGGTCGCGGAGATGTACCGCGATCAGTAA
- a CDS encoding (2Fe-2S)-binding protein, with product MNRVYVCSCFGVTEKQVKEHADAGACTPRQIASACKAGTDCGSCVKRIQALLGRGNCPRRELLDQGMPALAAELSEAA from the coding sequence GTGAACCGCGTGTACGTCTGCTCATGCTTCGGTGTCACGGAGAAGCAGGTCAAGGAGCACGCGGACGCCGGCGCCTGCACGCCCCGCCAGATCGCCTCGGCCTGCAAGGCCGGCACGGACTGCGGTTCCTGCGTGAAGCGGATCCAGGCCCTCCTCGGGCGCGGCAACTGCCCGCGACGCGAGCTCCTTGATCAGGGCATGCCGGCCCTGGCGGCGGAGCTGTCCGAGGCCGCTTAG
- the bfr gene encoding bacterioferritin: MQGDPEVLEFLNEQLTGELTAINQYWLHYRIQDNKGWTKLAKYTREESIDEMKHADKLTERILMLDGLPNYQRLFHVRVGQTVKEMFEADRQVEVEAIDRLKRGIEVMRAKGDITSANLFEEILADEEHHIDYLDTQLELLEQLGEALYCSTLIEQPS; the protein is encoded by the coding sequence ATGCAGGGCGACCCCGAGGTCCTCGAGTTCCTCAACGAGCAGCTGACCGGCGAGCTGACCGCGATCAACCAGTACTGGCTGCACTACCGCATCCAGGACAACAAGGGCTGGACCAAGCTCGCCAAGTACACCCGCGAAGAGTCCATCGACGAGATGAAGCACGCGGACAAGCTGACCGAGCGCATCCTCATGCTGGACGGCCTGCCCAACTACCAGCGCCTCTTCCACGTGCGGGTGGGCCAGACGGTCAAGGAGATGTTCGAGGCGGACCGCCAGGTCGAGGTCGAGGCGATCGACCGGCTGAAGCGCGGGATCGAGGTCATGCGGGCCAAGGGCGACATCACCTCGGCCAACCTCTTCGAGGAGATCCTGGCCGACGAGGAGCACCACATCGACTACCTGGACACCCAGCTGGAGCTCCTGGAGCAGCTGGGCGAGGCGCTCTACTGCTCGACGCTCATCGAGCAGCCGAGCTAA
- a CDS encoding sulfite oxidase-like oxidoreductase, giving the protein MGQPEGGVRREAGVTDLPPGQRLQRGWPVTHYGPVPRFKPERWEFRVFGATADGDKHCWNHEEFSALPFGSVVADLHCVTKFSMLGSEWGGVPARTILELAPPAPGVTHVMVWAEYGYSANMRLADFASESTIFATHKDGELLTAEHGFPLRLVVPHLYAWKGPKWVRGVEYMAADRRGFWEERGYHNIGDPWTEQRYSYQEEPGDGPEL; this is encoded by the coding sequence ATGGGTCAGCCGGAGGGCGGAGTACGCCGGGAAGCAGGAGTGACGGATCTTCCGCCGGGGCAGCGCCTCCAGCGCGGCTGGCCGGTCACCCACTACGGACCCGTGCCCCGCTTCAAGCCGGAGCGCTGGGAGTTCCGGGTCTTCGGGGCCACCGCCGACGGCGACAAGCACTGCTGGAACCACGAGGAGTTCTCGGCCCTGCCGTTCGGCTCGGTCGTGGCCGATCTGCACTGCGTGACCAAGTTCAGCATGCTCGGATCCGAATGGGGCGGGGTCCCCGCCCGCACGATCCTGGAGCTCGCCCCGCCCGCGCCCGGGGTCACGCACGTGATGGTCTGGGCGGAGTACGGCTACAGCGCCAACATGCGGCTGGCCGACTTCGCCTCGGAGAGCACCATCTTCGCCACCCACAAGGACGGCGAGCTGCTCACCGCCGAGCACGGCTTCCCGCTGCGGCTCGTGGTGCCCCACCTGTACGCCTGGAAGGGCCCGAAGTGGGTGCGGGGCGTGGAGTACATGGCCGCCGACCGGCGTGGCTTCTGGGAGGAGCGCGGCTACCACAACATCGGTGACCCGTGGACGGAGCAGCGCTACTCGTACCAGGAGGAGCCGGGCGACGGCCCCGAGCTCTAG